One Petrotoga olearia DSM 13574 genomic window carries:
- a CDS encoding enolase C-terminal domain-like protein has translation MKERKRDVYYWQERTILKNLNIEWQEHAMFKFIDKQGIQGVGAATPNYYFGETFKTTMAILEMIRDLIEMEDDIENIPNIEDKFNEKIKRDNSSKTAVFLAIFDYLTNKYNYNPTKLLFPNKKSISQESLFRIFWKKGINIFNLLPEIQNDREIIKIEFLEKPSLSELEKTMKLFKSKKLWIDLKGLFSQHEIRHILKLLKHSEILALEQPTPKYKENTLDNLHIPYPIFWDESIELPEDIIRVSNIATGVVLDITKVGGLTNLKKHYDLANTLNLETVISTRIEHLINLNWSNKIKNAFDIIDLNIAHYIVA, from the coding sequence ATGAAAGAAAGAAAAAGAGACGTATATTACTGGCAAGAAAGAACTATCCTAAAGAATTTAAATATAGAATGGCAAGAGCATGCTATGTTTAAATTCATAGACAAACAAGGTATTCAAGGGGTTGGGGCGGCAACTCCAAATTATTATTTTGGTGAAACGTTTAAAACCACCATGGCTATTTTGGAAATGATTAGAGATCTAATTGAAATGGAAGATGATATTGAAAACATACCCAACATTGAAGATAAATTCAATGAAAAGATAAAAAGAGACAACTCTTCGAAAACCGCTGTTTTTTTAGCGATTTTTGATTACCTAACAAACAAGTACAATTACAACCCTACAAAATTACTTTTCCCCAATAAAAAAAGTATCTCACAAGAATCTCTCTTTAGAATTTTTTGGAAAAAAGGCATCAACATCTTTAATCTACTCCCTGAAATTCAAAATGATAGGGAGATTATAAAGATAGAGTTCTTAGAAAAGCCATCTCTCTCAGAACTTGAAAAAACCATGAAACTTTTTAAAAGTAAAAAACTTTGGATCGACCTTAAAGGATTATTTTCCCAACACGAAATTAGACACATCCTAAAACTTCTGAAACACTCTGAAATATTAGCTTTAGAACAGCCAACCCCGAAGTATAAAGAAAATACTTTAGACAACCTACACATACCCTACCCCATTTTTTGGGATGAATCAATCGAGCTACCAGAAGATATTATCAGAGTATCAAATATTGCTACGGGGGTCGTCTTAGACATCACCAAGGTTGGTGGATTAACCAACTTAAAAAAACACTACGACTTAGCCAATACCCTCAACTTGGAAACAGTCATCTCCACAAGAATAGAACACCTGATAAATCTAAACTGGTCTAACAAAATAAAAAACGCATTCGATATAATAGATTTGAATATAGCTCATTATATTGTGGCATAA